Below is a genomic region from Triticum dicoccoides isolate Atlit2015 ecotype Zavitan chromosome 5A, WEW_v2.0, whole genome shotgun sequence.
GCTCCCCGAAGTAGCGCTCGAGCGCCGCGTTGATGACCGCGGCCGCCTCGTCGAACGCCGGGCCGGCCATGAACCCGCCGCCGATATCGAGCACGCGCATGGGCGGCATGCCGAGCCCGGCTGCCGCGTCGAAGACCCCGCGCGCGGCCTCGATGGCGCCCCGGTACACGTCCGTGTTGGACGCGCCGCTCCCGACGTGGAACGACACGCCGGCCACGTTGAGCCCCTCGCGCTGGGCGGCGCGGAGGAGCGGCAGGACCTCGTCCTCGTGCGCGCCGTACTTGGTCCCGAGGTCCACCCGGGCCCCGCCGCCGTCGGGGCCCTTGATGCGGAGGATGAGCTCACAGCCGGGGTGGCAGCGCTTCACCTTGACCACCTCCTCCTCGGAGTCGTAGGTGGCGAGGCTGACGCCCACCTCGGCGGCGTACTCGAGGTGCGCCTCGGGCTTGCACGGTTTGGCGTACACGATGCTACCGGGCTGCACGCCGAGCGCGAGCACGGCCTCGATCTCCCTGCGGCTGGCGCAGTCGAAGCCCGCCCCGAGCGCGGCCAGCGCGCCGAGCAGCGCCGGCTCCGGGTTGCACTTGACGGCGTAGCAGGCGCGCACGCCGGGGAGCGCGCGGCGCCAGCCGCGGTACAGGTCG
It encodes:
- the LOC119302717 gene encoding ornithine decarboxylase-like, whose amino-acid sequence is MVGSSPMQAVLVAPGVKDKKVLAFRRDALKEKDAVAALMRTIAAGGVRSAFYVFDLARVVDLYRGWRRALPGVRACYAVKCNPEPALLGALAALGAGFDCASRREIEAVLALGVQPGSIVYAKPCKPEAHLEYAAEVGVSLATYDSEEEVVKVKRCHPGCELILRIKGPDGGGARVDLGTKYGAHEDEVLPLLRAAQREGLNVAGVSFHVGSGASNTDVYRGAIEAARGVFDAAAGLGMPPMRVLDIGGGFMAGPAFDEAAAVINAALERYFGELPCVEVIGEPGRYFAETAFTMAARVIGKRTRGEVREYWIDDGLYGTLSCIPMDHYVPHPRPLAVPRAGEKTYTSTVFGPTCDSLDTVVTGYQLPEMSVGDWLVFDDMGAYTTASGSNFNGFSTSDIKTYLAYSS